From the genome of Paraburkholderia flava, one region includes:
- a CDS encoding LLM class flavin-dependent oxidoreductase, with product MTKKQILLNAFNMNAVGHINHGLWTHPRDRSAHYTDLDYWTDLARTLERGLFDGIFLADIVGVYDVYQGGPDTPLRESVQIPINDPSLIVPAMAAVTKHLGFGVTANLTYEPPYLFARRMSTLDHLTRGRVGWNIVTGYLDSAARGMGLTQQIAHDDRYDRADDYMDVVYKLWEQSWEDDAVLRDRASRVFADPAKVHRVQHDGPYYSVDAIHLSEPSPQRTPVLYQAGSSQRGMDFAARHAECVFVGGQNKPLTRSIVDDIRARAVRFGRAPDDIKIFAGITVVVGETERAAQEKFDEYRRYASAEGGIAHFSSSTGIDFSQYELDEPISYVKTESMQSAVEAISKKSTTGVWTKRKVLEQMTLGGRAKPVVGSPQQIADELVSWIDETGIDGFNLTRTVMPESFVDFVDLVVPELQNRGVYKTDYANYAEAPTLREKLFGAGRARLPEVHAGAQHRRRVQAPAEA from the coding sequence ATGACGAAGAAGCAGATCCTGCTGAACGCGTTCAACATGAACGCCGTCGGCCACATCAATCACGGCCTGTGGACGCATCCGCGCGACCGCTCCGCGCATTACACGGATCTCGACTACTGGACCGATCTCGCGCGCACGCTCGAACGTGGTTTGTTCGACGGGATTTTTCTGGCGGATATCGTCGGCGTGTACGACGTGTATCAGGGCGGTCCCGACACGCCGCTGCGCGAATCGGTGCAGATTCCGATCAACGATCCGTCGCTGATCGTGCCCGCGATGGCTGCGGTGACGAAGCATCTCGGCTTCGGCGTGACCGCGAATCTGACCTACGAGCCGCCGTATCTGTTCGCACGACGCATGTCGACGCTCGATCATCTGACCAGAGGACGTGTCGGCTGGAATATCGTGACCGGCTATCTGGACAGCGCCGCGCGCGGCATGGGGCTCACGCAGCAGATCGCTCACGACGACCGCTACGACCGCGCTGACGATTACATGGACGTGGTCTACAAGCTGTGGGAGCAGAGCTGGGAAGACGATGCCGTGCTGCGCGATCGCGCGTCGCGGGTGTTCGCGGACCCGGCGAAAGTGCATCGCGTGCAGCACGATGGTCCGTACTACTCGGTCGACGCGATTCATCTGAGCGAGCCGTCGCCGCAGCGCACGCCGGTGCTGTACCAGGCCGGGTCGTCGCAGCGCGGGATGGATTTCGCCGCGCGTCACGCGGAATGCGTGTTCGTCGGCGGGCAGAACAAGCCGCTGACGCGCTCGATCGTCGACGATATCCGGGCGCGCGCGGTGCGCTTCGGCCGCGCGCCGGATGACATCAAGATCTTTGCCGGTATCACGGTGGTGGTCGGCGAGACGGAACGGGCCGCGCAGGAAAAGTTCGACGAGTATCGACGTTACGCGAGTGCGGAAGGCGGCATCGCGCATTTCTCCAGTTCGACGGGCATCGATTTCTCGCAGTACGAGCTCGACGAACCGATTTCGTATGTGAAGACCGAGTCGATGCAATCGGCGGTCGAGGCGATTTCGAAGAAGAGCACGACCGGCGTGTGGACCAAGCGCAAGGTGCTCGAACAGATGACGCTCGGCGGTCGCGCGAAACCGGTGGTCGGCTCGCCGCAGCAGATCGCCGACGAACTGGTGTCGTGGATCGACGAGACGGGTATCGACGGATTCAATCTGACGCGTACCGTGATGCCGGAATCGTTCGTCGATTTCGTCGATCTTGTTGTGCCCGAGTTGCAGAATCGCGGCGTCTACAAGACCGATTATGCTAATTACGCCGAGGCGCCGACGCTGCGTGAAAAGCTGTTCGGTGCGGGGCGTGCACGACTGCCTGAAGTGCATGCGGGTGCGCAGCATCGGCGGCGCGTGCAGGCGCCGGCCGAAGCGTAA
- a CDS encoding efflux transporter outer membrane subunit codes for MNRYQSLRGWGRAAASGLLLMLLVACSVEPTYKRPDAPTPTAFKEAPVIDAKDAGTWKPAQPADAEHRGEWWAVFNDPVLNDLEKQAASANQDLKAAAARVQQARALTQAARSSWFPSLDAGFGPTRETASSASQFLPQSAGSSTTTLWRAQGTVSYEADLFGRVSSNVNAARADAQQSEALFRSVQLALQADVAQNYFQLREFDTDQDLYRRTVSLREDSLKLIERRFKEGDISELDVAQARNELASARADAVGVARQRAASEHSLAILLGKAPADFSFPETPLVPVIARVPAGLPSALLERRPDISAAERAMAAANARVGLAKSAFFPKLDITGAFGYESATLGDLFMWSSRTFLLGPLAGTALTLPIFDGGRRRAGLDNARAKYDEDVAQYRQQVLVAFREVEDNLADLRLLDDQIREQNAAVSASQRAAHLSGTQYQEGQVSYLNVIDSERSVLVTQLQASHLAGTQAVSTVNLIRALGGGWDGMQPVADVAQGTNGNATQQVAKQ; via the coding sequence ATGAATCGATATCAATCTTTGCGCGGCTGGGGCCGGGCGGCGGCCAGCGGACTGTTGCTGATGCTGCTCGTCGCGTGCTCGGTCGAGCCGACCTACAAGCGCCCCGATGCGCCGACGCCGACGGCGTTCAAGGAAGCGCCGGTCATTGACGCGAAGGACGCAGGCACATGGAAGCCCGCACAACCGGCCGACGCAGAACATCGCGGCGAATGGTGGGCCGTGTTCAACGATCCGGTGCTGAACGATCTGGAAAAGCAGGCTGCGTCTGCGAATCAGGATCTGAAGGCTGCCGCTGCGCGTGTGCAACAGGCGCGTGCGTTGACGCAGGCTGCGCGGTCGTCGTGGTTCCCGTCGCTCGATGCGGGCTTCGGCCCGACGCGCGAAACGGCGTCGTCGGCATCGCAGTTCCTGCCGCAGAGCGCCGGTTCGTCGACCACGACGCTGTGGCGCGCACAGGGCACCGTGTCGTACGAAGCGGATCTGTTCGGTCGCGTGAGTTCGAACGTGAATGCGGCGCGTGCCGACGCGCAGCAGAGCGAAGCGCTGTTCCGTTCGGTGCAGCTCGCGCTGCAGGCGGACGTCGCGCAGAACTACTTCCAGTTGCGCGAGTTCGACACGGATCAAGACCTGTATCGTCGTACCGTGTCGCTGCGTGAAGACTCGCTGAAACTGATCGAACGACGTTTCAAGGAAGGCGACATCAGCGAACTCGACGTCGCGCAGGCACGCAACGAACTCGCGTCGGCACGCGCCGATGCGGTCGGTGTTGCACGTCAACGCGCTGCGTCCGAACACAGCCTCGCGATCCTGCTCGGCAAGGCACCGGCGGACTTCTCGTTCCCCGAGACGCCGCTCGTACCGGTGATCGCGCGCGTGCCGGCCGGTCTGCCGTCCGCGCTGCTCGAACGTCGTCCGGACATCTCGGCTGCCGAACGTGCGATGGCTGCGGCGAATGCGCGCGTCGGTCTCGCGAAGTCGGCGTTCTTCCCGAAGCTCGACATCACCGGTGCGTTTGGCTACGAGTCGGCGACGCTCGGCGATCTGTTCATGTGGTCGAGCCGCACGTTCCTGCTCGGGCCGCTCGCCGGTACCGCGCTGACGCTGCCGATTTTCGACGGCGGACGTCGTCGTGCAGGGCTCGACAATGCCCGCGCGAAGTATGACGAAGACGTCGCGCAGTATCGTCAGCAGGTGCTCGTTGCGTTCCGCGAAGTCGAGGATAACCTTGCTGATCTTCGCCTGCTCGACGATCAGATTCGCGAGCAGAACGCTGCCGTGAGTGCGTCGCAGCGCGCCGCGCATCTGTCGGGCACGCAGTATCAGGAAGGACAGGTCAGCTATCTGAATGTGATCGACAGCGAACGCTCGGTGCTGGTCACGCAGTTGCAGGCTAGCCATCTGGCTGGGACGCAGGCGGTGTCGACGGTTAACCTGATTCGCGCGCTCGGCGGTGGCTGGGACGGTATGCAGCCTGTCGCCGACGTCGCGCAAGGTACCAACGGCAACGCGACGCAGCAGGTCGCGAAGCAGTGA
- a CDS encoding efflux RND transporter permease subunit, with translation MNISKFFIDRPIFAGVMSVLILLGGVISLFQLPISEYPEVVPPSVVVHAQYPGANPKVIAEAVASPLEEQINGVENMLYMQSQANSDGNLTLTVTFKLGTNPDLATQLVQNRVNQALPRLPEDVQRLGVTTIKSSPTLTMVVHLISPNNRYDMTYLRNYALLNVKDRLERIKGVGEVQLWGSGDYSMRVWLDPQKVAQRNLTATDVVNAIREQNIQVAAGTIGSSPSVPGTPLQLSVNARGRLQTTGEFGDIIVKTAPDGAVTYLRDLGRVELAASEYGLRSLLDNKSAVALAINQSPGANSLQISDEVRSQMKELAQDFPAGVEYKIVYDPTQFVRSSIEAVVHTLLEAIALVVIVVIVFLQTWRASIIPLIAVPVSIIGTFSLLLAFGFSINALSLFGMVLAIGIVVDDAIVVVENVERNIESGLSARDATYKAMQEVSGPIIAIALTLVAVFVPLAFMTGLTGQFYKQFAMTIAISTVISAFNSLTLSPALASILLRGHDAKPDVLTRVMNRLLGGFFARFNKVFKRGSTAYGRGVNGVLKRKGAMLAVYAVLLGATVLITHIVPGGFVPAQDKEYLIAFAQLPNGASLDRTEKVIRDMSSIALKQPGVESAVAFPGLSVNGFTNSSSAGIVFVTLKPFDQRHGKALSAGAIAGALNQKYGSIKDSFVAVFPPPPVLGLGTLGGFKLQLEDHGAVGYAQLADATQAFIKKASTTPELGPTFSSYQINVPQLNVDLDRVKAKQLGVPVTDVFNTMQIYLGSLYVNDFNRFGRVYQVRVQADAPFRQRADDILQLKTRNAAGDMVPLSSLVTVTPTYGPEMVVRYNGYTAADINSGPAPGFSTNQAQAAAERVAAEVLPRGVKLEWTDLTYQQMLAGNAGMWVFPISVLLVFLVLAALYESLTLPLAVILIVPMSLLSALTGVWLTQGDNNIFTQIGLMVLVGLASKNAILIVEFARELEHDGHSPLSAAIEASRMRLRPILMTSIAFIMGVVPLVLSSGAGSEMRHAMGIAVFFGMLGVTLFGLMLTPVFYVVLRTLAGGKIHVAQKDSPHQALPTSNA, from the coding sequence ATGAACATATCGAAATTTTTTATCGACCGGCCCATCTTTGCGGGCGTGATGTCGGTGCTGATCCTGCTGGGCGGCGTGATCTCGCTGTTCCAGCTGCCGATTTCCGAGTACCCGGAAGTCGTGCCGCCGTCGGTGGTGGTGCACGCGCAGTATCCGGGCGCGAATCCGAAGGTGATCGCGGAAGCGGTCGCGTCGCCGCTCGAAGAGCAGATCAACGGTGTCGAGAACATGCTGTACATGCAGTCGCAGGCGAACAGCGACGGCAATCTCACGCTCACCGTGACGTTCAAGCTCGGCACCAACCCCGATCTCGCGACGCAGCTCGTACAGAACCGCGTGAATCAGGCGTTGCCGCGTCTGCCTGAAGACGTGCAGCGGCTCGGCGTGACGACGATCAAAAGCTCGCCGACGCTGACGATGGTGGTCCACCTGATCTCGCCGAACAACCGTTACGACATGACGTACCTGCGCAACTATGCGCTGCTGAACGTCAAGGACCGGCTCGAACGGATCAAGGGTGTCGGCGAAGTGCAGCTGTGGGGTTCGGGCGATTACTCGATGCGCGTGTGGCTCGATCCGCAGAAGGTCGCGCAGCGTAACCTCACCGCGACCGATGTCGTGAACGCGATTCGCGAGCAAAACATTCAGGTGGCTGCGGGCACGATCGGTTCGTCGCCGTCGGTGCCGGGCACGCCGTTGCAGCTGTCGGTGAATGCGCGCGGCCGTCTGCAGACTACCGGCGAATTCGGCGACATCATCGTGAAGACCGCACCCGATGGCGCCGTCACGTATCTGCGCGATCTCGGACGCGTTGAGCTTGCCGCGTCGGAATACGGGCTGCGTTCGCTGCTCGACAACAAGTCGGCGGTCGCGCTCGCGATCAACCAGTCGCCAGGTGCGAATTCGCTGCAGATTTCCGACGAAGTCCGTTCGCAGATGAAGGAACTCGCGCAGGATTTCCCGGCGGGCGTCGAATACAAGATCGTCTATGACCCGACGCAGTTCGTGCGTTCGAGTATCGAGGCGGTCGTGCATACGCTGCTCGAAGCGATCGCGCTGGTCGTGATCGTGGTGATCGTGTTCCTGCAAACCTGGCGCGCGTCTATCATTCCGTTGATCGCGGTGCCGGTGTCGATCATCGGGACGTTCTCGCTGCTGCTCGCGTTCGGTTTCTCGATCAATGCGTTGTCGCTGTTCGGGATGGTGCTGGCAATCGGGATCGTCGTCGACGATGCGATCGTGGTCGTCGAGAACGTCGAGCGGAACATCGAAAGCGGGCTCAGTGCGCGCGATGCGACGTATAAGGCGATGCAGGAAGTGAGTGGGCCGATCATCGCGATCGCGCTGACGCTGGTCGCCGTGTTCGTGCCGCTCGCATTCATGACGGGCCTGACCGGTCAGTTCTACAAGCAGTTCGCGATGACCATCGCGATCTCGACGGTGATCTCGGCGTTCAACTCGTTGACGCTGTCGCCGGCGCTCGCGTCGATCCTGCTGCGTGGTCACGATGCGAAACCGGACGTGCTGACGCGCGTGATGAACCGTCTGCTGGGCGGCTTCTTCGCACGCTTCAACAAGGTGTTCAAGCGCGGCTCGACTGCGTACGGCCGCGGCGTGAACGGTGTGTTGAAGCGCAAGGGCGCGATGCTGGCCGTCTATGCGGTGCTGCTCGGCGCGACCGTGCTGATCACGCACATCGTGCCCGGCGGCTTCGTGCCGGCGCAGGACAAGGAATACCTGATCGCGTTCGCGCAGTTGCCGAACGGTGCGTCGCTCGATCGCACGGAGAAGGTGATCCGCGACATGAGCTCGATTGCGTTGAAGCAGCCGGGCGTCGAAAGCGCGGTCGCGTTCCCGGGGCTGTCGGTGAACGGCTTCACGAACAGTTCCAGCGCGGGCATCGTGTTCGTGACGCTCAAGCCGTTCGATCAGCGTCATGGCAAGGCATTGTCGGCGGGTGCAATCGCCGGTGCGCTGAACCAGAAGTACGGCTCGATCAAGGACTCGTTCGTCGCGGTGTTCCCGCCGCCGCCGGTGCTGGGCCTCGGTACGCTCGGCGGGTTCAAGCTGCAGCTGGAGGATCACGGCGCGGTCGGCTATGCGCAACTGGCCGACGCGACCCAGGCGTTCATCAAGAAGGCCTCGACCACGCCTGAACTCGGGCCGACGTTCTCGAGCTATCAGATCAACGTGCCGCAGCTGAACGTCGATCTCGACCGCGTGAAGGCGAAGCAGCTTGGCGTGCCGGTGACCGACGTGTTCAACACGATGCAGATCTACCTCGGCTCGCTGTACGTGAATGACTTCAACCGCTTTGGTCGTGTGTATCAGGTGCGGGTGCAGGCCGACGCGCCGTTCCGTCAACGCGCGGACGACATCCTGCAACTGAAGACGCGTAACGCCGCCGGCGATATGGTGCCGCTGTCGTCGCTCGTCACCGTGACGCCGACCTACGGGCCGGAAATGGTGGTGCGCTACAACGGCTACACCGCAGCCGACATCAACAGCGGTCCCGCGCCCGGCTTCTCGACGAACCAGGCGCAGGCAGCGGCGGAACGTGTCGCGGCCGAAGTCCTGCCGCGTGGTGTGAAGCTCGAATGGACCGACCTGACGTACCAGCAGATGCTGGCGGGTAACGCGGGCATGTGGGTGTTCCCGATCAGCGTGCTGCTCGTGTTCCTCGTGCTGGCCGCGCTGTACGAAAGCCTGACGTTGCCGCTCGCGGTGATCCTGATCGTGCCGATGAGTCTGCTGTCCGCGCTGACCGGTGTGTGGTTGACGCAGGGCGACAACAACATCTTCACGCAGATCGGCTTGATGGTGCTGGTGGGGCTTGCATCGAAGAACGCGATCCTGATCGTCGAGTTCGCTCGCGAACTGGAGCATGACGGACACTCGCCGCTGTCGGCGGCGATCGAAGCGAGCCGTATGCGGCTGCGCCCGATCCTGATGACGTCGATCGCTTTCATCATGGGTGTCGTTCCGCTCGTGCTGTCGAGCGGTGCGGGTTCGGAAATGCGTCACGCGATGGGTATCGCGGTGTTCTTCGGCATGCTCGGCGTGACGCTGTTCGGCCTGATGCTGACACCGGTGTTCTATGTGGTACTGCGGACGCTTGCCGGCGGCAAGATCCATGTGGCGCAGAAGGATTCGCCGCATCAGGCACTGCCGACGTCGAACGCTTGA
- a CDS encoding efflux RND transporter periplasmic adaptor subunit, with product MSILPFTRSRIAIAAVAVLVVAGLGTLGAIRVDARAPAQAAPMAPEVDVATVVQKTITDWQSYSGRLEAIDRVDVRPLVSGTIVSVNFKDGALVKKGDTLFVIDPRPYQAEVDRTAAQVAAAQARSGYAQTDWERAQRLLTDNAIAKRDYDEKQNASREANANLKAAEAALETARINLGYTRIVAPVAGRVSRAEITLGNVVSAGASAAPLTTLVSVSPIYASFDADEQTYLRYISQVKNGKVPVDLGLADETGYSRSGTIDSVDNRLDTTSGTIRIRARFDNADGVLVPGLYARVKVGGSAPHPALMIDDAAVGTDQDKKFVLAVDKSDHVSYREVQLGAQQDGLRVIKSGLQPGDRIVVNGTQRVRPGDQVRAHMVPMTADVDPNATPVAQSQPASPTTPAKPEKNS from the coding sequence ATGTCCATTCTTCCGTTCACCCGCTCCCGCATCGCGATCGCCGCGGTTGCCGTACTCGTCGTCGCCGGGCTCGGCACGCTGGGTGCGATCCGCGTCGATGCGCGCGCGCCTGCGCAAGCCGCGCCGATGGCGCCCGAGGTCGACGTAGCAACCGTCGTGCAGAAGACGATCACCGACTGGCAGAGCTATTCCGGCCGTCTCGAAGCCATCGACCGCGTCGATGTGCGTCCGCTGGTGTCGGGCACGATCGTGTCGGTGAATTTCAAGGACGGCGCGCTCGTGAAGAAGGGCGACACGCTGTTCGTCATCGATCCGCGTCCGTATCAGGCGGAAGTCGATCGCACGGCGGCGCAGGTAGCCGCCGCGCAGGCCCGCAGCGGCTACGCGCAAACCGACTGGGAACGCGCGCAGCGTCTGCTGACCGACAACGCGATCGCGAAGCGCGATTACGACGAGAAGCAGAACGCGTCGCGTGAAGCGAATGCGAATCTGAAGGCCGCCGAGGCCGCGCTCGAAACCGCGCGCATCAATCTCGGCTATACGCGGATCGTCGCGCCGGTCGCCGGTCGTGTGTCGCGTGCGGAAATCACGCTGGGCAACGTCGTGTCGGCAGGCGCGAGCGCTGCGCCGTTGACCACGCTTGTGTCCGTGTCGCCGATCTACGCATCGTTCGATGCCGACGAGCAGACGTACCTCCGGTACATCAGCCAGGTGAAGAACGGCAAGGTACCGGTCGATCTCGGTCTCGCGGACGAAACCGGCTATTCGCGCAGCGGCACGATCGATTCGGTCGACAACCGTCTCGACACGACGTCGGGCACGATCCGCATCCGCGCGCGTTTCGACAACGCGGACGGCGTGCTGGTGCCGGGTCTGTATGCCCGCGTGAAGGTCGGCGGCAGTGCGCCGCATCCGGCGCTGATGATCGACGACGCGGCAGTCGGTACGGACCAGGACAAGAAGTTCGTGCTGGCCGTCGACAAGAGCGATCACGTGTCGTACCGCGAGGTGCAACTGGGCGCGCAGCAGGATGGCCTGCGGGTCATCAAGAGCGGTTTGCAGCCGGGCGATCGCATCGTCGTGAACGGCACACAGCGTGTGCGTCCCGGCGATCAGGTCCGCGCGCACATGGTGCCGATGACCGCCGACGTGGACCCGAACGCAACACCGGTTGCGCAGTCGCAACCCGCGTCGCCCACCACCCCCGCGAAGCCGGAGAAGAATTCGTGA
- a CDS encoding alpha/beta hydrolase, giving the protein MDATKSLSAFVPPASWVSEATSSLELSDVQIEGYAQQIKLRLYRPAGKSGLPVLLYFHGGGFVRGSLDDADAAARYLAEHLPTLVVSVGYSLAPRFPFPAAPEDAHRAALWIQTHARAFGGNTKHMAVAGHDAGGQLANCLAFIARDRGDVRIDAQALFGPMLDPSLTRLGDERRISSDITASECAACYRAYLPQASHRMHPYAAPLESVRLAGLPATLIVTAQNDVLHVEAEKYASNLIDAGVLTQVVRCPSVSHAEIGSHPGALQEAVRFFQCRFAARAAGAVGNAAASAIANASAK; this is encoded by the coding sequence ATGGATGCAACCAAATCACTGTCTGCCTTTGTTCCGCCGGCCTCCTGGGTCTCGGAAGCCACGTCGTCGCTGGAGCTGAGCGACGTGCAGATCGAAGGCTACGCCCAGCAGATCAAACTGCGGCTCTATCGGCCGGCCGGCAAGTCCGGTCTGCCGGTGCTGCTGTACTTTCACGGCGGCGGCTTCGTGCGCGGTTCGCTCGACGACGCCGACGCCGCCGCCCGTTATTTAGCAGAACACTTACCCACTCTCGTAGTGTCGGTAGGCTATTCGCTCGCGCCGCGTTTCCCGTTTCCCGCCGCGCCCGAAGACGCGCACCGCGCCGCGCTGTGGATCCAGACCCACGCCCGCGCGTTCGGCGGCAACACGAAGCACATGGCCGTCGCGGGTCACGATGCGGGCGGTCAGCTCGCGAACTGTCTCGCGTTCATTGCCCGCGACCGCGGCGACGTGCGCATCGACGCGCAGGCGCTGTTCGGTCCGATGCTCGACCCGAGCCTCACGCGTCTCGGCGACGAGCGCCGCATTTCATCCGACATCACCGCAAGCGAATGCGCGGCGTGCTATCGCGCGTATTTGCCGCAGGCGTCGCATCGGATGCATCCGTATGCTGCGCCACTCGAATCGGTGCGTCTCGCCGGTCTGCCCGCGACGCTGATCGTCACCGCGCAGAACGACGTGCTGCACGTCGAAGCGGAGAAGTACGCAAGCAACCTGATCGACGCAGGCGTGCTGACCCAGGTGGTCCGCTGCCCGAGCGTGTCGCACGCCGAGATCGGCAGCCACCCGGGCGCGCTGCAGGAAGCCGTGCGCTTCTTCCAGTGCCGCTTTGCCGCTCGCGCTGCGGGCGCTGTCGGTAACGCTGCGGCGAGCGCGATTGCCAACGCGTCTGCCAAATAA
- a CDS encoding LysR family transcriptional regulator, protein MDRLQAMQVFTRVVDTNSFTRAAETLDMPRASVTTIIQNLEAFLGVRLMHRTTRRLSLTPDGAAYYERCVRILADVEETEASFQSGNKKPHGKLRIDMPGSIGKLIVIPSLCEFHTRYPDIDLQLGLTDRPVDLLQEGVDCVVRVGALQDSSLVARRIGLFEGVTCAAPEYLERFGMPQTLEDLDQHKAVNYFSSRTGRVLDWAFLVDGKEIEVKMKGIVSVNDADAYVTCGIEAFGLIQPARFMVLPQLQSGKLVEVLPHLKPLPMPISAVYPHSKHLSSKVRVFVDWIAELFDRCPLLSGRASLEKMCTMKTFEERESAPSLDTPVMTEWVA, encoded by the coding sequence ATGGACCGGCTTCAGGCCATGCAAGTGTTCACCCGGGTCGTCGACACCAACAGCTTCACGCGTGCAGCGGAAACGCTCGACATGCCGCGGGCTTCCGTCACGACCATCATTCAGAATCTCGAGGCGTTTCTCGGCGTGCGGCTGATGCATCGCACGACGCGGCGTCTGTCGTTGACGCCCGACGGCGCTGCGTACTATGAACGCTGCGTGCGGATTCTCGCGGACGTCGAGGAAACCGAAGCAAGTTTCCAGAGCGGCAACAAGAAGCCGCACGGCAAGTTGCGCATCGACATGCCGGGCTCGATCGGCAAGCTGATCGTGATTCCGTCGTTGTGCGAATTCCATACGCGCTACCCGGATATCGATCTGCAGCTTGGGTTGACCGATCGTCCTGTGGATCTATTGCAGGAAGGGGTCGACTGCGTGGTGCGGGTCGGCGCGTTGCAGGATTCGTCGCTGGTCGCGCGGCGCATTGGTTTGTTCGAAGGCGTGACGTGCGCGGCACCGGAATACCTCGAACGCTTTGGCATGCCGCAGACGCTCGAGGATCTGGATCAGCACAAGGCCGTCAATTATTTTTCGAGTCGGACCGGTCGCGTGCTCGACTGGGCGTTCCTTGTCGACGGCAAGGAAATCGAGGTGAAGATGAAGGGGATCGTGTCGGTGAACGACGCGGATGCCTACGTCACGTGTGGAATCGAGGCTTTTGGGTTGATTCAGCCGGCGCGGTTCATGGTGTTGCCGCAGTTGCAGTCGGGGAAGCTGGTTGAGGTGCTGCCGCACTTGAAGCCGTTGCCGATGCCTATTTCGGCGGTTTATCCGCATAGCAAGCATCTGTCGTCGAAGGTGCGGGTGTTTGTGGACTGGATTGCTGAGCTGTTTGATCGGTGTCCGTTGTTGAGTGGGCGGGCTAGTCTTGAGAAGATGTGTACGATGAAGACGTTTGAGGAGCGGGAGTCTGCGCCTTCGCTTGATACGCCGGTTATGACGGAGTGGGTAGCGTAG
- a CDS encoding DUF4148 domain-containing protein has translation MKRPLIAGLLLSMLASTGAFAQGGGGIGRAGTYNDYSWAHTPATNTQPGKTRAEVRAELVQAYRDGSLPTLSRNSYPDKSLIARTQAERLATQSNDEETTRIARDQKQPVNDQ, from the coding sequence ATGAAACGCCCTCTCATCGCCGGTCTGCTTCTCTCGATGCTCGCGAGCACCGGTGCCTTCGCACAAGGCGGTGGCGGCATCGGTCGCGCAGGCACCTACAACGATTATTCGTGGGCCCACACGCCCGCCACCAACACGCAGCCCGGTAAAACGCGCGCCGAAGTCCGCGCTGAACTCGTGCAAGCCTATCGCGACGGCTCACTGCCCACGCTCAGCCGCAACAGCTATCCGGACAAGAGTCTCATCGCTCGCACGCAGGCCGAACGTCTAGCGACCCAGTCGAACGACGAAGAAACGACCCGCATCGCACGCGACCAGAAGCAACCGGTCAACGATCAATAA
- a CDS encoding purine-nucleoside phosphorylase has protein sequence MLTRTFSVVPALLLAACAASSPLAANAGDGDAFAQDGQSHGRHVKVMIISMFAPEGQVWLDHLGPWEKISVAGLSPDYPTISCNKQDVCVMTTGMGHANAATSTMALAFSPRFDLRHTYFMVAGIAGIDPQQGTIGSAAWAKWLVDFGIQWELDGREIPPGWTTGYLGINTTSPTQKPPLDYRTEVFQLNTKLADAAFALSRSVTLEDNAQAQAARAKFSYAPANQSPKVIQCDTLAGDTWWSGTDIGQRARDWTKLLTDGQGVYCTTQQEDNATYEALKRAASINRVDLNRVAVLRSGSDFDRPYDGQTSADNLLNYAAQGGFSIAVDNLFRAGNPLVQDIVTHWSEWRDGVPRR, from the coding sequence ATGCTGACTCGTACTTTCAGTGTTGTTCCTGCGTTGCTGCTGGCCGCTTGCGCGGCCAGTTCGCCGCTCGCCGCGAATGCCGGCGATGGCGATGCGTTTGCTCAGGACGGCCAGTCGCACGGTCGTCATGTCAAGGTGATGATCATTTCGATGTTCGCCCCGGAAGGGCAGGTGTGGCTCGACCATCTCGGACCGTGGGAGAAGATTAGCGTCGCGGGACTGTCGCCTGATTACCCGACGATCAGCTGCAACAAGCAGGACGTCTGCGTGATGACGACCGGCATGGGTCACGCCAATGCAGCGACGTCGACGATGGCGCTCGCGTTCTCGCCACGTTTCGATCTGCGGCATACGTACTTCATGGTGGCCGGCATTGCGGGTATCGATCCGCAGCAAGGCACGATCGGTTCGGCCGCGTGGGCGAAGTGGCTCGTCGATTTCGGCATTCAGTGGGAACTCGATGGTCGCGAGATTCCGCCGGGCTGGACCACCGGCTACCTCGGCATCAACACGACGAGCCCGACGCAGAAACCGCCGCTCGACTATCGCACCGAAGTATTCCAGCTGAACACGAAGCTCGCCGATGCGGCATTTGCGCTGTCGCGTAGCGTGACGCTCGAAGACAACGCGCAGGCGCAGGCCGCGCGCGCGAAGTTTTCGTATGCGCCCGCGAACCAGTCGCCGAAGGTGATTCAGTGCGACACGCTGGCTGGCGATACATGGTGGTCGGGTACGGATATCGGCCAGCGCGCACGCGACTGGACCAAGCTCCTGACCGACGGCCAGGGTGTGTATTGCACGACGCAGCAGGAAGACAACGCGACGTATGAAGCGCTGAAACGCGCGGCAAGCATCAATCGTGTCGACCTGAACCGCGTTGCGGTGTTGCGTTCGGGGTCCGACTTCGACCGGCCGTACGACGGCCAGACGAGTGCGGACAATCTGCTGAACTACGCGGCGCAGGGTGGCTTCTCGATCGCGGTGGACAACCTGTTCCGTGCGGGCAATCCGCTCGTGCAGGACATCGTGACGCACTGGAGTGAATGGCGCGACGGCGTGCCGCGCCGTTGA